The Candidatus Polarisedimenticolia bacterium genome segment GCCGGGAATCCCCACCGTCAGCGCCTGGTAGAGACGGCTGCCGGTGCGGGCCACCACCAGATCGGGATCGGTGAAATCGGCCGGCGGCGGCTTCAGCGCCGCCGCGGCGGGACCGTTGCCGCGGCCCGTCGGCCCGTGGCAGGGCCAGCATTTCTCGTTGTACAGGCCGCGTCCCGCCTCGCGATTGCCGTGCGCCAGGGCTTCCAGGAACCCTTTTCCCTGGGCGGGGCTGCGCGCCAGCGTGCGCAGATAGGCCGCCACGTCGACCACGTCCTGCGGCGAGAGACTCTGGGCGTACATGGCGCTTGCCGGCTTGCCCTTCAGGATCGCGTCCCAGATCTCGCCATCCGATTTTTTCTTGAGGGCATCGGGCTTCGAAAAGTCGGTGGGCACGGGCTGCATTCCGGCCGAGGCGGGCCCCCGGCCGTCGCCTCCCAGTCCGTGGCAGGTCCAGCAGGTTGCCAGGTAGATCTTCTCCCCCGCCTGCGCATCCCCCTTCAGGTCGACCGGCTTGACGATCGGGACATCCGGTTTCCCCGGGGCGGCGGCCGCGGTGAGTCCGGCCGCCAGGATGGCTGCCGGAATCAGAAGCGCTGGCACGCGCCGAATGCGTGTCACGGTCTTACTCTCGATGAATCAGCACGACGCTCAGAAGAATGAGGACCCCGCCCCAGAGCCGTCCCGGGGAGATCGCTTCTCCGAGCAGGAGCGCGGCCATTCCCAGCGTGCATACCGGCTCGAGCGTGCTCAGGATCGCGGCGCGGCTGGCGCCGGTGCGCGGCAGGCCCCAGAAAAACGACAGATCCGACATCACCGTGGCGATCACCACGATTCCCAGGATCGATCCCCAGGCGATGGGACTCGGCGGCGGCGCCGCGGCACCGGTGACCAGCGCCGCGATCAGGTATCCCGCCGCGGAGACGCTCAGGATGAGCAGGGTCGCCAGGACCGGCTCGACCCGCCGGATCAGCGGCGTGCCGGCCACCAGGAAGCCGGAGTAGAGCAGGGAGGCGCCCAAGGCCAGCGCGGCGCCGCGCCAGTCGCCGAGCTCCGCCGGGGAAAGCACCACGGCGCAGCCCGCCAGCGCCAGGACCAGGGCAGTCGTCTTGACCCGCGTCAGCGGCTCGCGCAGCAGGACCGCCGAGAGAATCGTGACCACCGCGGGATAGGTATAGAAAAGGAGTGTGAGGGTCGACACCGGCGCCAGACGCAAGGCCTGGAAATAGATGAACGACATGACGAGGTACATCACCCCCATGCCCAGCAGCCCGACGGCGGTGCCGCGCGGCGGCCGGACCATCCTCCCCGAAAGCGCGGCGATCAGCGCCAGCAGCGCCACGGAGAGCACGAACCTCCAGGCCAGAAGCGTCACCACTCCGATCCCCGCCCCATAAGCGTAAGTCCCGAAAACCGGCATGGTGGCAAAGCAAAGGGCCGAGACGAGGACCATCCAGTCGCCGCGCCGCGCGTCGGCGGGGGAGAACTGCGGGCGCGCGGAGGCGGAAGGTACGCTGAGGGAGGAATTCTGCATGCGGGCGGCTTTCCAAGAGCGGGTCCTTCGCTTCGATGACCGCGCTTAGGCTAACATGTCGCGTATGACCATGCTCAAGGTGGGCGACAAGGCACCCGGCTTCACCCTCGAAGGAACCGACGGGAAGCGCTATTCCCTGGGAAAAGGCGCACCCGGAGCGGTCTTCCTTGCCTTCTTCAAGAACAACTGCCCGACCTGCCAGCTGGCTTTTCCTTTCCTGCAGCGGCTTTTCGAGCGGGTGGAGGGGGAGCCTCTCGGGTTCTGGGGAATCTCCCAGGACGACCCCGATGCGACGAAGGCCTTCGCCCGTCAGTGGGGAATCCATTTCCCACTGCTCCCCGACGAGCCCGGCTATCCGGTCTCCAACGCCTTCGGCCTCACGAATGTCCCCACCCTCTACCTGGTCGAGGCGGACGGGCGCATCGCCTGGAGCTCGATGGGATTCGTCAAAGCCGACCTGGAGGCGCTCGCCGCGGAGCTGCGGCGCCGCCTGCGCGTCCCCGGAGTGACTCCACTCTTCGTCGAGGCGGATGGCGTCCCGGAGCTGAAGCCGGGCTGAGGGTCGCGCAACCAGGCCTAGGTTGGGCCTGCGCATTTTTCTCAGGGAAGCCATCGGAAGGAGACTCCTTCCGAGCCTCCCTGCAGCACCAGCCGCAGCCGGCGGGCGGCATCCCCGGCATTCAGACTTTCCCACCCGCCCCCTGACACCCGGAAGCCCTGGGGCACGGCGGCATCCGGATCGATTCCCGAGACCACGACGCCCAGATCGCGCGGGAGCACCATCTCGATATTTCCCGCGCCGCGATCCACCAGCGCCGCGGCCTCCGCGGGGCCGGCACCCGAGAAATCGATCACGCTGTTGCCCGCTCCCCCGTGGAACTCCAGGCTCAAGACGCCTCCCCATCCCAGTCCTTCCAGAAGGCTCTCCCCCGTCCCGGCCACCAGCAGCAGACGCTCCAGGTCGGCCGGATTGCCAGCCTTGAACCGGGCACGCAGCCGTCCCGAGCCGGCGTGCAGCGTGAGGCGGCGCAAGCTCAATCCCGTCAGATCGAGATCGGCGCGGTCGCCGGTGGCCGCCCGGAGATCCAGCAGGTGTCCCACCGGAATCTTCAGCAGCAGGAGGTTCGGCTCCGAAGCCGGGGAAGCTCCCTCGAGACGCCGCGCCGCCGCCTCGAGTCGATCCCCGGAAGCGTCCGATCCCGCGGCGGGCGTGAAGCGACTGTGCGGAGTGAAATGCTGCGTGCAGTAGCTGAGCTGAAGGTCGTAGAGAAGTTCGCCCGAAGAGAGCCGCTCGACCCGAATCTCCCCGGCCGGCAGCTCCAGCGATACGCTCATGGGCGATCGCGGCGTTGCGGACCGCGTCTCATGCAGCATCTTGACCGGATGGCCCAGCGCG includes the following:
- a CDS encoding cytochrome c; amino-acid sequence: MTRIRRVPALLIPAAILAAGLTAAAAPGKPDVPIVKPVDLKGDAQAGEKIYLATCWTCHGLGGDGRGPASAGMQPVPTDFSKPDALKKKSDGEIWDAILKGKPASAMYAQSLSPQDVVDVAAYLRTLARSPAQGKGFLEALAHGNREAGRGLYNEKCWPCHGPTGRGNGPAAAALKPPPADFTDPDLVVARTGSRLYQALTVGIPG
- a CDS encoding TlpA disulfide reductase family protein yields the protein MSRMTMLKVGDKAPGFTLEGTDGKRYSLGKGAPGAVFLAFFKNNCPTCQLAFPFLQRLFERVEGEPLGFWGISQDDPDATKAFARQWGIHFPLLPDEPGYPVSNAFGLTNVPTLYLVEADGRIAWSSMGFVKADLEALAAELRRRLRVPGVTPLFVEADGVPELKPG
- a CDS encoding EamA family transporter, whose translation is MQNSSLSVPSASARPQFSPADARRGDWMVLVSALCFATMPVFGTYAYGAGIGVVTLLAWRFVLSVALLALIAALSGRMVRPPRGTAVGLLGMGVMYLVMSFIYFQALRLAPVSTLTLLFYTYPAVVTILSAVLLREPLTRVKTTALVLALAGCAVVLSPAELGDWRGAALALGASLLYSGFLVAGTPLIRRVEPVLATLLILSVSAAGYLIAALVTGAAAPPPSPIAWGSILGIVVIATVMSDLSFFWGLPRTGASRAAILSTLEPVCTLGMAALLLGEAISPGRLWGGVLILLSVVLIHRE